In Aerococcus loyolae, a genomic segment contains:
- the dnaB gene encoding replicative DNA helicase has product MADDNLIERIPPQSIEAEQAVLGSVFLDPEVFPAVNEYIEPQDFYKRAHQLIFESMRQLNEDQEGIDVITVQDSLLSQGMLDNVGGADYLFELATNTPTAAHAEYYAQIVEQKSILRKLIHASNEISRESYEEQSDVMDILDHAERSILDVSQSRNRSGFVHIGKVLNQSLDTIEELSKNKKSITGLATGYPDLDRMTAGLHEDELIIIAARPGVGKTAFALNIAQNVATKQGAVVALFSLEMGAESLVNRMLCAEGSIDAGRLRTGQLLEQEWSDLIVAMGALGSSEIYIDDTPGNRMAEIRAKSRRLYQDKGKLDLIVIDYLQLIEGSRRSENRQQEVSEISRQLKKLAKELSCPVVALSQLSRSVEQRQDKRPVLSDIRESGSIEQDADIVAFLYREDYYEREDGEEGEDQDENNIIEVIIEKNRAGARGTVKLIFTKEFNKFSSVSFRDEEMA; this is encoded by the coding sequence ATGGCAGATGATAATTTAATCGAGCGCATTCCGCCTCAAAGTATAGAAGCGGAACAGGCAGTCTTAGGGTCGGTGTTCTTGGATCCTGAGGTTTTTCCTGCTGTCAATGAATATATCGAACCCCAAGATTTCTATAAACGGGCCCACCAACTCATCTTTGAAAGCATGCGGCAGCTGAATGAAGACCAAGAGGGGATTGACGTGATTACGGTTCAGGATAGCCTCTTAAGTCAAGGCATGCTGGACAATGTCGGTGGGGCAGATTACCTCTTCGAACTAGCAACCAATACCCCAACCGCTGCCCATGCGGAATACTATGCCCAAATCGTGGAACAAAAATCGATCTTACGGAAATTAATCCATGCCTCCAATGAAATCTCAAGAGAGAGTTACGAAGAGCAGTCCGATGTCATGGACATCTTGGACCATGCCGAACGGTCGATTTTAGATGTTTCTCAAAGCCGTAACCGCAGTGGTTTTGTCCATATTGGTAAGGTCTTGAACCAGTCCTTGGATACCATCGAAGAATTATCCAAGAATAAGAAGTCGATTACGGGGCTAGCGACAGGTTATCCCGATTTAGACCGCATGACGGCCGGGTTACATGAAGACGAATTGATTATTATCGCCGCCCGCCCTGGGGTCGGGAAGACGGCTTTTGCCTTAAATATCGCTCAAAATGTTGCCACTAAACAGGGCGCAGTGGTTGCCCTTTTCTCTCTGGAAATGGGGGCTGAATCCTTGGTTAACCGGATGTTATGTGCCGAGGGCAGTATTGATGCGGGCCGCTTGCGGACGGGGCAACTGCTGGAACAAGAGTGGTCAGACTTAATTGTGGCCATGGGGGCCTTGGGGTCTTCTGAAATTTACATTGATGATACTCCCGGGAACCGGATGGCAGAAATCCGGGCCAAGTCCCGCCGTCTCTACCAAGACAAGGGCAAGTTGGACTTGATTGTGATTGACTACTTGCAGTTGATTGAAGGGAGCCGACGGAGCGAAAACCGCCAACAAGAGGTTTCTGAAATTTCCCGGCAATTAAAGAAATTAGCCAAAGAACTTTCTTGTCCCGTGGTTGCCTTATCCCAATTATCGCGGTCCGTAGAACAGAGGCAGGATAAACGCCCAGTTCTTAGTGATATCCGGGAATCAGGATCTATCGAACAAGATGCCGATATCGTGGCCTTCCTCTACCGCGAAGACTATTATGAGCGCGAAGATGGGGAAGAGGGCGAAGACCAGGATGAGAATAATATCATAGAAGTCATCATTGAAAAGAACCGGGCCGGGGCTCGGGGAACCGTCAAATTGATCTTTACCAAAGAGTTCAATAAATTCTCTTCAGTCAGCTTTAGAGATGAGGAAATGGCTTAA
- the rplI gene encoding 50S ribosomal protein L9, with amino-acid sequence MKVIFLQDVKGQGKKGEIKEVNTGYAQNFLFKKGLAKEATKSAVSALEGKKKAQAKEAAEELAEAKELKKKLEDEETVVEVKAKGGEDGRLFGSVTSKQIAQALKKQYDIKVDKRKIDLPEPIRAFGYRNVPVKLHTDVEATIRVHIVEE; translated from the coding sequence ATGAAAGTCATTTTTCTACAAGATGTGAAAGGCCAAGGTAAAAAAGGCGAAATCAAAGAGGTTAACACCGGCTATGCGCAAAACTTCCTCTTCAAGAAAGGTTTAGCTAAGGAAGCCACCAAGTCAGCCGTTTCTGCCTTAGAAGGGAAGAAGAAAGCCCAAGCTAAGGAAGCTGCTGAAGAACTCGCAGAAGCTAAGGAATTGAAGAAAAAATTGGAAGATGAAGAGACTGTTGTGGAAGTCAAAGCCAAGGGTGGCGAAGATGGTCGTCTCTTCGGTTCGGTGACCTCTAAGCAAATCGCCCAAGCCTTGAAGAAACAATACGACATCAAGGTCGACAAACGTAAAATTGACCTGCCAGAACCCATCCGGGCTTTCGGTTACCGGAATGTGCCGGTCAAATTGCATACTGATGTGGAAGCGACTATCCGTGTCCACATTGTTGAAGAATAA
- a CDS encoding ABC transporter ATP-binding protein, with the protein MKENIIQVDHLTIASDQGTIIKDLSFSIGAGEFVGIKGPSGSGKSTLLKYLAQLYDPALQVSGSYQLNDQAIEDYPPTTIRKQVSYCFQSPQLFGHTVRENLAFPFEIRGEDFDEDLAKRGLEAMALDRHFIDKEIDTLSGGEKQRVALIRNLFFEPKVLLLDEITSALDAKSRDLVWSWLKDYRAKHQVTYLMVSHIDSEHEMTDRTLTLSATEKTPADEEESSNQGNAGGEVGE; encoded by the coding sequence ATGAAAGAGAATATTATCCAAGTCGACCATTTAACTATTGCCAGTGATCAGGGGACTATTATTAAGGACTTATCTTTTTCCATTGGAGCGGGTGAATTTGTCGGGATCAAAGGGCCTTCCGGTTCAGGGAAGAGTACCTTATTGAAATACTTGGCCCAATTGTATGACCCGGCTTTACAGGTTTCCGGAAGCTACCAATTAAATGACCAAGCGATTGAGGACTACCCACCAACCACTATTCGTAAGCAAGTTTCCTACTGTTTCCAATCCCCACAATTGTTTGGCCATACCGTCAGAGAAAACCTGGCCTTCCCCTTTGAAATTCGTGGGGAGGACTTTGATGAAGACTTAGCCAAGCGCGGTTTAGAAGCCATGGCCCTGGATAGGCATTTTATCGATAAGGAAATTGATACCTTATCTGGCGGGGAGAAGCAACGGGTAGCTTTAATTCGGAACCTCTTTTTTGAACCCAAGGTGCTCTTATTAGATGAAATTACCAGTGCCCTGGATGCTAAGTCCCGTGACCTGGTCTGGTCCTGGCTAAAAGATTACCGCGCTAAACACCAGGTGACCTACTTGATGGTTTCTCATATTGATTCCGAGCACGAGATGACCGACCGCACCTTGACCTTATCAGCTACGGAAAAAACGCCAGCTGATGAAGAAGAATCATCCAACCAAGGAAATGCAGGGGGTGAAGTGGGTGAATAG
- a CDS encoding ABC transporter permease encodes MENVSMTPIALAFSFSLVLISLAISYFNQLKLEKAILTAGIRIVIQLSIAALIFQFIFTKDNFYLSALLLLIMLVIAAWNASKRGGQIKGRFWIALVTLMVTEGVTLFVFVGSGAVQWTPSQVIPISGMIIGNAMNAVGLVFSDLLTYFSDQSQAILERLALGATPRQASQGLIRQTIADGMIPTIDGAKTTGIVTLPGMMMGLLFAGVDPMTAVLYQSIVMFMTLSTAAITTFVSSLLTYRKFFTDRDLLIRRHSSDK; translated from the coding sequence ATGGAAAATGTAAGTATGACCCCAATAGCCCTAGCCTTTTCTTTTTCTTTAGTATTGATTAGTTTAGCGATTTCTTATTTTAACCAATTGAAGTTAGAGAAGGCGATCTTGACGGCGGGGATCAGAATTGTTATCCAATTGTCGATTGCAGCATTGATTTTTCAATTTATTTTTACTAAAGATAATTTTTATTTATCTGCCCTCTTACTACTGATAATGTTAGTGATCGCGGCTTGGAACGCCTCTAAGCGCGGCGGGCAGATTAAGGGACGTTTTTGGATTGCTCTGGTGACCCTGATGGTGACAGAAGGGGTGACGCTCTTTGTCTTTGTGGGCTCAGGAGCAGTCCAATGGACCCCCTCCCAAGTGATTCCTATTTCGGGTATGATTATTGGTAACGCCATGAATGCGGTAGGTTTAGTCTTTTCGGACCTACTGACCTATTTTAGTGACCAGTCCCAGGCCATCCTAGAACGTTTGGCATTGGGCGCCACTCCCCGGCAAGCTTCGCAGGGATTGATCCGGCAAACCATTGCTGATGGAATGATTCCGACCATTGATGGCGCCAAGACCACGGGGATCGTCACCCTGCCTGGGATGATGATGGGGCTGCTCTTTGCGGGCGTTGACCCCATGACAGCGGTCCTCTACCAAAGTATTGTCATGTTTATGACCCTATCGACAGCGGCGATTACCACTTTTGTGTCTTCTTTATTAACTTATCGGAAGTTCTTTACCGATCGCGACCTACTCATTCGCCGGCATTCCTCCGATAAGTAA
- a CDS encoding ABC transporter permease gives MLQANPLSLVLSAGLVVISLYISYRQRLGLEGELVTSAFRVVLQLYLVGLVLSFIFDINHPLLTATLIGLIIINAAFHAAKRGQGIDHVFWISLLAISFTVVGTLSLLVLAGALAFTPSQVIALGGTIAGNSMTALGLAYGHLLTTFDQDSQKIQERLALGANPKQASMGIIRQAMQKGMRPTLDKAYAVGIVTFPGTMNGLLFAGVEPKTAIMYQMMIMFTHISTATIASYVATHFAYQSFFDDRQRLKLSGHSRD, from the coding sequence ATGCTCCAAGCCAACCCCCTCTCCCTAGTTCTCAGTGCGGGTCTGGTGGTGATTAGTCTCTACATTTCCTACCGCCAACGTTTAGGCTTAGAGGGCGAACTGGTTACTTCCGCTTTTCGAGTGGTCCTACAACTTTACTTGGTGGGTTTAGTCCTTTCCTTTATTTTTGATATCAACCACCCGCTCTTGACTGCAACGCTGATCGGTCTGATTATTATTAATGCGGCCTTTCACGCGGCCAAACGGGGCCAGGGGATTGACCATGTTTTTTGGATCTCGCTCTTAGCTATTAGTTTTACGGTAGTCGGGACGCTTTCCTTACTGGTCCTAGCTGGAGCCCTGGCTTTTACCCCTTCTCAGGTGATTGCCCTAGGAGGAACCATTGCTGGGAATTCCATGACGGCTCTGGGTTTAGCCTATGGTCATTTATTGACCACTTTCGACCAAGATAGCCAAAAAATTCAGGAACGTTTAGCTCTGGGAGCCAATCCTAAGCAGGCGTCCATGGGAATTATCCGCCAAGCCATGCAAAAGGGGATGCGGCCGACCTTGGACAAGGCCTATGCGGTGGGAATTGTGACCTTTCCAGGGACCATGAATGGTTTGCTCTTTGCTGGGGTGGAGCCTAAGACCGCCATTATGTACCAGATGATGATTATGTTTACCCATATCTCAACGGCAACCATCGCTTCTTACGTGGCGACCCATTTTGCCTATCAGAGTTTCTTTGATGACCGGCAACGCTTAAAATTAAGCGGCCATAGTCGCGATTAG